ttgtttcttgataAATCGATTTAGAAAAGCTAGGTAATTCTGATTGTGGTTTagaatatttatcaaaatagtAGTGGCTGCTTTACTCTGCAATTAAGTATCCATATTATTctgcataaaatattaaatatctGTACAAAAATTCGGGGCCCAATCATGCCTTGATCCAACTGGTAAACAGCCAATGTTTTGACATGATTTCATTTGCCAAATTCTTCTTGATGTTTGAATTGCAAATTGACTAGCAAATCTCTTTGTCCCTACCTAACATATGCTCTTTATGGCCTTACTCTTTGAACTGCAGTGACTGGGTTAGTGGTTGTTGAGCTCtatttatgtttgtttagatCATACCGCCCTTGATTCCTGGAAAAGTGGCAATTTTCTTGGGGGCCTAATGCCAATTTCCTTGGGAATCATCTCACAATAATTTTAACTTCAAGTTATGAAAAGGAATtcttcacaaaaataatttacgtAGTAGGGAATCTTGTGGTTTGGGGTGATTTTTTCAAATGGAAGGGTAAAGGTGTTCGTGTGGGTGCCAAGAAATAGCATAAAGAAATGCTTTACCAATTAATTCACCACCAGGCCTTTGCTGCGTCATCCTAATCTgcttttatgtgtgtgtgtgtgtgtgtccatGCAGACCCATGTGAAATGCCACTTGCGGTGTGCTGCTTCGTATTCTGAGCTGCTTTGATTTgtgggaaaaggaaaaggaattggaAAAAGCAACGGATGATTCTTTCTACCGTTGAAAGGCAGAACATGTCCAAACTCCACTCTTCATGTCAAAgcaacctttttctttttttctttcccttttttttaatctttgcGGCCTATTCATCCTGCTTTTACCTTTTCCCCCTTTTCCCTTGCTCTCTCATCTTTACCTTcaacgtctctctctctctctctcttctcgcaTATATTGTCTTTCAAAAGGGTCATTGTaaatttgacattaaaaatcCAGCTGGGTCTCTTCCCACACCCAAACCCCATTGATAAAATGGCCGAAGGAGCTACCAAGCATCTCTTCTTGTGCCTCCTGTTTGTTCTCAGTATCTGCACTTCAGGCAAGTACACTTGAATGTCCTTCTTGTTGAAGAATTAGATCTTACATTTAAGAACCACATTTCTCAGTCCCTGCTTCTTTGAGCGTGATTTACTTAACCTCTCTAGGGTTTTGAAGCCATTCAAGAACCCACACACGCATGCTTgttctttgatttctttgttGCTATAATGAACATTGATCAATAGTGCCTAATTAAGAGCTTAATTGAGCTGATGCTTCAATTGTCAGAATCTTGAACTAGAACATAATTCAATTTTCATCACCATTTGCAGATCTCTCGAGTTTTGCTATAGTGAAACCCTACTTGAGAATCTGAGAATTTAAGAACCTTTTACGACATCCTGGATCAAAACCCACATGTGAAACATGAAAATTTCTGTGCCTCTACCCACCTATAAGTCTACAAATTCAGTTCTCAGCAATTATCTTTGgacagagaaaaagagaaacccGCATAGAATATTGGGAAAACCATGGAGATTAATCATTATTTTGTTGGGTTTGTGATCAGAAGAGCTGCATTTTGTTGCTGACACTATTCCCTGCAGTTCTGTTTCTGCCATTCTGGGAATTACGGCCCCGTTCAGTTtcagaaaacattttttttaggTTTCTACAATTTTGTAACTGAGTTTGGTAATCAATAGAAAACTGGaataggaaaatagaaaatacttTCTACAACTGAACAGACCCTAAGAGTTTGGTATCTTAGTGCCATAGAAGTTTCTGAATTTACTAACAAGAAGAAAACTCATCTCCCTTTTGCAGGGGCCTCCCCACTGAAAGGGTTTCAGAAGAAAAGGCTTGAAAGAGAAGAGCAGGAGTTTCATTCTTCCAACAGAGAACTTCTTGACAATTTCCAGTCTAAGGCTACTCAACATGACACAACATAcccatcaacaacaacaattgtCACGGTTCCCTCAACCAATCCCGTCACCGTAACACCCAATCCTGATGCAACTCCGGTGACAGTTCCCGCCACCACGCCTGTCACTGTGCCCCCTAGAAATCCTGTGACTTCACCAGTACCAATCACGAACCCGGTTACAACTCCAGGGGGACAGCCAGCAACTAGTCCCGTAACAACCAATCCTGTCACAACACCAGTCACAAATCCCTCACCTCCTGCAACAACAGGCTCACCTGCAGTTTCGGGGCAGAGCTGGTGTGTGGCGAAGAGTGGATCATCACAGACTGCACTTCAGACTGCACTTGATTACGCTTGTGGAATTGGAGGTGCAGATTGTTCGACGATCCAGCAGGGAGCGAGCTGCTACAATCCGAACACTCTTCAGAACCATGCTTCTTATGCCTTCAACAGCTATTATCAGAAGCACCCTGCACAAACCAGCTGTGACTTTGGAGGGGCTGCCACGTTAACCAACAGCAATCCAAGTAAGAGCAGAAATGTTAATTTCTCCTGTTCTTCAGTCTTTCTTATGAATGAGTAGTATCTGTTAGATCTTCCAGTAAATCTAAACTGTTCTTCACATCCTGCTGGAACGTCTGCAGGCTCAGGGTCATGCGTCttcccatcatcatcatcatcatcatcatcatctccatcttcatcttcttctcctccaaaTACAGCCTCAACTGCGCCTCCAGCACCAGTAACAACTACGCCACCAGCCACACAAACAGCTCCACCAACCACACCATCATCGTCATCATCGGGGGGAACAGGAATTGGGTAAGCTGCCGTACGCTGAGGCTCCCTATGGAAACTTAgaattactttttttctttagaGGTAGACTAATAATACTTGCATTTGTGCTTAAACCTTATTTTCAGGTCTGGCTCTCCTCCTGCAGTTCTAAATGCAACCTACCCTTCTTCAGGTGGCGCAACAGTTTTTGGCGACAGCCCTCCTAGTTTTA
This window of the Diospyros lotus cultivar Yz01 chromosome 5, ASM1463336v1, whole genome shotgun sequence genome carries:
- the LOC127802654 gene encoding uncharacterized protein LOC127802654; the encoded protein is MAEGATKHLFLCLLFVLSICTSGASPLKGFQKKRLEREEQEFHSSNRELLDNFQSKATQHDTTYPSTTTIVTVPSTNPVTVTPNPDATPVTVPATTPVTVPPRNPVTSPVPITNPVTTPGGQPATSPVTTNPVTTPVTNPSPPATTGSPAVSGQSWCVAKSGSSQTALQTALDYACGIGGADCSTIQQGASCYNPNTLQNHASYAFNSYYQKHPAQTSCDFGGAATLTNSNPSSGSCVFPSSSSSSSSSPSSSSSPPNTASTAPPAPVTTTPPATQTAPPTTPSSSSSGGTGIGSGSPPAVLNATYPSSGGATVFGDSPPSFNSSTSMAASLQPFIGYILMATSVVTARFILDM